In Nothobranchius furzeri strain GRZ-AD chromosome 18, NfurGRZ-RIMD1, whole genome shotgun sequence, a single genomic region encodes these proteins:
- the LOC107392564 gene encoding cell cycle control protein 50A — MMASSYNAKDEDGHHSGSVSHGGAGTAKSKKPDNTAFKQQRLPAWQPILTAGTVLPAFFVIGLIFIPIGIGLYVTSNNIKEFEIDYTGVNVDSPCYTCANNFSWNSTTSCSCTVNFTLEQPFENNVYMYYGLSNFYQNHRRYVKSRDDRQLNGDATALKDPSNDCEPYRKIGVETIAPCGAIANSLFNDSLELYYVEPSGALNAVPLAKKGIAWWTDRNVKFRNPAGVDLPTAFKGTAKPVNWRKPVYELDPSDPDNNGFINEDFIVWMRTAALPTFRKLYRIIHKNQSSTSTLPSGRYVLNITYNYPVLSFDGRKRMILSTISWMGGKNPFLGIAYITVGSICFFLGVVLLIIHHKYDTRSNSADIPN, encoded by the exons ATGATGGCGTCAAGCTACAACGCTAAGGACGAGGACGGACACCACTCGGGCTCTGTGAGCCACGGAGGAGCAGGGACTGCTAAAAGTAAAAAACCAGACAACACAGCGTTCAAACAGCAGAGACTACCAGCCTGGCAGCCGATTCTAACGGCTGGCACCGTGCTGCCCGCCTTCTTCGTTATCGGTCTCATCTTCATCCCCATCGGTATCGGCTTGTATGTGACTTCCAACAACATTAAAGAGTTCGAG ATCGATTACACCGGTGTGAATGTGGACAGCCCATGTTACACGTGCGCCAACAACTTCAGCTGGAACAGCACCACGTCGTGCTCCTGCACTGTGAACTTCACGTTGGAGCAGCCGTTTGAG AACAACGTCTACATGTACTACGGCTTGTCCAACTTCTACCAGAACCACAGGCGCTATGTGAAGTCCAGAGACGACAGACAGTTGAACGGTGATGCGACTGCTTTAAAG GATCCCAGCAACGATTGTGAGCCTTACCGTAAGATTGGAGTGGAGACCATTGCACCGTGTGGAGCCATCGCTAACAGCCTTTTCAACG ACTCTCTGGAGCTGTATTACGTAGAACCCAGCGGCGCCCTAAATGCAGTCCCTCTGGCGAAGAAAGGGATCGCCTGGTGGACGGACAGGAACGTGAAGTTCAGGAATCCCGCTGGGGTCGACCTACCTACGGCTTTCAAAG GCACCGCCAAGCCGGTGAACTGGAGGAAGCCGGTGTATGAGCTGGACCCGTCCGATCCTGATAACAACGGGTTTATCAACGAAGACTTCATCGTGTGGATGCGCACGGCTGCTCTGCCCACCTTCCGGAAGCTCTACCGCATCATCCACAAGAACCAGAGCAGCACCTCTACTCTACCCAGCGGGAGATACGTCTTGAACATCACCTACA ATTACCCCGTGCTCAGCttcgacggacgaaagcgaatgaTCCTGAGCACCATCTCCTGGATGGGAGGGAAGAACCCCTTCTTGGGCATCGCCTACATCACCGTGGGCTCCATCTGCTTCTTCCTGGGTGTTGTTCTGCTCATCATCCACCATAAGTACGACACCCGCAGCAACAGCGCAGATATCCCAAACTGA